From Schistocerca americana isolate TAMUIC-IGC-003095 chromosome 9, iqSchAmer2.1, whole genome shotgun sequence, the proteins below share one genomic window:
- the LOC124551000 gene encoding uncharacterized protein LOC124551000, translating into MYRDLMEVGTESHDTVAFCEVFFHYKFGKLYVENFGDKLSDPGKRKEVKMLWRCHEAKLKRLAGLLLVRNKEILQSLIQSSGGDSVVKAGMVHQLTGEKLLFEHRTFAEYFLAKWCFSDASRKACAAVYSTAQSGRNLEFFVEVFDRMASRGRHLLSLLLDGDERRVRALLQAGVGLEERDIWGRNALHIAAAQGVKASLLRLLCQKIKAALAEEDGLLHWTPLQYAANRGHWDTVETLLQAGADLNQLVNIQNTVSLLLLRNNYRVNGLLQNLLVRSRGIRSFQGAEYSGRSTVKQKGGV; encoded by the exons ATGTACAGAGACCTGATGGAGGTCGGAACAGAGTCACATGACACTGTGGCCTTTTGTGAAGTCTTTTTCCACTACAAGTTTGGAAAACTGTATGTAGAAAACTTTGGGGACAAGCTGTCTGACCCTGGAAAGAGGAAGGAAGTGAAAATGTTATGGAGGTGCCACGAGGCCAAGCTCAAGCGTTTAGCAGGATTACTTCTGGTGCGAAACAAAGAAATCCTTCAGTCACTTATACAGTCATCTGGGGGTGACAGTGTTGTAAAAGCTGGAATGGTGCATCAGTTGACCGGTGAGAAACTGCTGTTCGAGCATAGGACATTTGCGGAATATTTCCTTGCAAAGTGGTGTTTCTCAGATGCTAGCCGAAAGGCGTGTGCAGCAGTGTACAGTACCGCTCAGTCGGGGAGGAACTTGGAGTTTTTTGTGGAGGTTTTTGACCGCATGGCGAGTCGGGGACGACACCTGCTAAGTTTGTTGCTAGATGGTGATGAGAGAAGAGTGAGAGCGTTGCTGCAGGCAGGTGTGGGACTGGAAGAGAGGGACATTTGGGGGCGCAATGCACTTCACATTGCAGCTGCCCAAGGAGTCAAAGCATCACTGCTGCGACTCTTGTGCCAGAAGATAAAGGCAGCTCTGGCTGAGGAGGACGGACTCCTACACTGGACACCACTGCAGTATGCAGCTAACAGGGGCCACTGGGACACAGTGGAAACCCTGCTACAGGCTGGTGCTGATCTGAACCAGTTGGTCAACATTCAG AACACTGTGTCACTCCTCCTCTTGAGGAACAACTACAGAGTCAATGGTCTTCTACAGAACTTGCTTGTGAGAAGCAGAGGTATACGGTCCTTTCAAG GTGCTGAATACTCTGGGAGATCTACAGTAAAGCAGAAAGGAGGAGTGTGA